Genomic DNA from Lutibacter sp. A80:
TGCTTTCTTTTGACCGAATTTTTTACGTTCAACCATTCTTGGGTCTCTAGTAAGTAAACCTTCTGGTTTAAGAATTGCTCTATTTTCAGGGTCTAACTCAACTAAAACTCTAGAAATTGCTAAACGAATAGCTTCTGCTTGTCCTGTAATACCACCTCCAAAAACATTAATTTTAATATCAAATGCTTCTGCATTATCAGTTAAATTTAACGCTTGTAAAACTTTGTATTGTAAGTGAGGAGTAGTAAAATACTCTTTATAATCTTTTTTGTTAACGGTAATATTTCCTTTTCCTTCAGAAACATACACACGTGCAACAGCTGTTTTTCTTCTACCTATTTTGTGAATTGTATCCATTATTTAAGATCGTTAAGGTTAATAGCTTTAGGTGTTTGTGCAGTTTGACCATGTTCAGCACCTGCGTAAACATATAAATTTCTGTACAAAGTACTTCCTAAAATATTTTTAGGTAACATTCCTTTTACTGCTTTTTCTACAAGACGTGTTGGGTCTTTTTCAAACATTTCTGTTGCAGTTAATGATCTTTGTCCTCCTGGGTAACCTGTGTGACGAATGTAAGATTTGTCACTCCATTTTTTTCCAGTTAAATTGATTTTTTCCGCGTTGATAACCACTACATTGTCTCCACAATCTACGTGAGGAGTGTAATTTGGTTTGTATTTACCTCTAATTAGCATTGCTATTTTAGAAGCTAGACGACCCAACGTTTGGCCGTCTGCATCAACTAATACCCACTCTTTAGTAACGGTATTTTTGTTAGCTGACACTGTTTTGTAACTTAATTTACTCACAATTAAATTCTTTGTTATAGTTAAACATTTATTTTTTGTCCCTAAAAAGGGAGTGCAAATGTACAAACTATTCTTCATATAACAAACAGTAAATTTGCAATATTTTTTTTTGAATTTATTTGTTGTTTATCAATAGGTTAAAGTGTTTTTTTTTGAAGTATATTTTGTTTTATTTTTCGATATAAAAAATACGAATGTGTTATCGAAATTTATGAGTCTTTTTAAGATTGATTTTTTCTTGTTTAATGAGCTTCTAACCAGTTTTGTCCTTCTCCTAAATCTACTGTTAAGGGCACGTCAAGTTTAAATGCATTCTCCATTTTTTCTTTAATTATTGGTTTTAAATGCTCCAATTCTTCATTGTGCATATCAAAAACTAATTCATCGTGTACTTGCAATAACATTTTAGTTTTGTAATTTCCTTCTGTTAAAAATTCGTGAATATGAATCATTGCAATTTTTATAATGTCTGCAGCACTTCCTTGAATTGGTGCATTTACAGCATTTCTTTCATCACCAGAACGTACAATAGCATTTTGAGAGTTAATGTTTTTTAGATACCTACGACGATTTAATATAGTTTCAACATAACCATTGTCACGTGCAAAATTAACCTGATTTGCTATGTATTGTTTTAATTTTGGAAAGTTTTTGTAGTAGCTGTCTATTAACTCTTTTGCTTCAGATCTTGATTTATTTAGTTGTTGTGCTAGTGTAAAAGCACCTTGACCGTAAATAATACCAAAGTTTACTGCTTTTGCATCTCCACGTTGCGAGCGACTAACTTCGTTTAAAGGAATGTTAAAAACTTTTGCAGCTGTTGCGGCGTGAATATCTTCTCCTCTGTTAAAGGATGCTATCATAGTTTCGTCTTCACTTAATGCAGCAATTATGCGTAATTCTATTTGAGAATAATCGGCAGCAACCAATGTGTAATTTTTGTTTCTTGGTACAAAAGCTTTTCTAACTTCTCTACCTCTTTCTGTTCTAATTGGTATGTTTTGTAGGTTCGGATTGTTAGAACTTAGCCTTCCTGTTGCTGCAACTGCTTGACTATAAGTTGTGTGTATTCTGTTTGTAACGGAATTTACTTCTCTAGGTAATGCATCTATATAAGTGTTTTTTAGTTTAACCAAACCTCTCCATTCTAATATTTCTTGTACAATTTGATGTTTGGAAGCTAATTTTGATAAAATTTCTTCACCTGTAGCATATTGCCCTGTTTTTGTTTTTTTAGGTTTATCTACTAATTTTAAATGGTCAAATAATACATCTCCCAATTGTTTGGGTGAAGCTAAATTAAAACTGATACCAGCTTCTTTATATATAGAATCTTCAAGTTGTTGAATATCATTTGTTAATTTTTCTGCTAATGAATTTAAAAATGCATCATCTAATTTAATACCTTCTAATTCCATAGAAGCTAAAACTTTTAATACGGGTATTTCTATTTCATTATAGAGTTTTGTTAGCTTGAATTTTTCTAAATCGTTTAGGAAAATTTCTTTTAGTTGAAAAATAATAGCAGCATTTTCAACTGTATATTCGGTTAGTTTTTTTAAATCTATTTCTTTAATTGAAAGTTGGTTTTTTCCTTTTTTTCCAATTAAATCGACGCTGTTTATTGGTTGGTAATTTAAGTAAGTTTCAGAAAGTACGTTCATATTATGACGCATATCTGGATGCAATAAATAATGTGCTAATTGGGTATCAAATAAATTTCCTTGAACTTTAATATTATAAGTGCTAAGTACTTTTATGGTAAATTTTAATTCGTGACCTATTTTTTCAATGGTTTCA
This window encodes:
- the rpsI gene encoding 30S ribosomal protein S9, with translation MDTIHKIGRRKTAVARVYVSEGKGNITVNKKDYKEYFTTPHLQYKVLQALNLTDNAEAFDIKINVFGGGITGQAEAIRLAISRVLVELDPENRAILKPEGLLTRDPRMVERKKFGQKKARKKFQFSKR
- the polA gene encoding DNA polymerase I, with translation MSAQKRLFLLDAFALIFRGYYALIKNPRINSKGMDTSAVLGFTNSLLDVIKRENPDHLAVAFDKGGSHSRNEAFPEYKSNRSETPEAIKIAIPYIHKILEAMHIPIIEKEGFEADDLIGTLSKQAEKEGFQVFMVTPDKDFAQLVSENIFMYKPARMGNGIEKWGIPEVQKKFEVEKPEQVIDYLGMMGDAVDNIPGLPGVGDKTAKKFIKQYGSMENLLANTHELKGKMKEKVEANKALGLLSKELATIILDCPVTFNEKDFELNHPDFEKTNEIFKELEFRRIAENLNKIFKIPTTETIGKTTDSETKKTTKPTPDTNQQFDLFASPEDEKSKETGITGYKNIENTNHVYQFINTTLSRKLLLQKLLQQKSVSFHIETSGFNAFEAEIVGISFSYEKGKGYFIPTENKEKTKVILDELTPFFENETIEKIGHELKFTIKVLSTYNIKVQGNLFDTQLAHYLLHPDMRHNMNVLSETYLNYQPINSVDLIGKKGKNQLSIKEIDLKKLTEYTVENAAIIFQLKEIFLNDLEKFKLTKLYNEIEIPVLKVLASMELEGIKLDDAFLNSLAEKLTNDIQQLEDSIYKEAGISFNLASPKQLGDVLFDHLKLVDKPKKTKTGQYATGEEILSKLASKHQIVQEILEWRGLVKLKNTYIDALPREVNSVTNRIHTTYSQAVAATGRLSSNNPNLQNIPIRTERGREVRKAFVPRNKNYTLVAADYSQIELRIIAALSEDETMIASFNRGEDIHAATAAKVFNIPLNEVSRSQRGDAKAVNFGIIYGQGAFTLAQQLNKSRSEAKELIDSYYKNFPKLKQYIANQVNFARDNGYVETILNRRRYLKNINSQNAIVRSGDERNAVNAPIQGSAADIIKIAMIHIHEFLTEGNYKTKMLLQVHDELVFDMHNEELEHLKPIIKEKMENAFKLDVPLTVDLGEGQNWLEAH
- the rplM gene encoding 50S ribosomal protein L13; translated protein: MSKLSYKTVSANKNTVTKEWVLVDADGQTLGRLASKIAMLIRGKYKPNYTPHVDCGDNVVVINAEKINLTGKKWSDKSYIRHTGYPGGQRSLTATEMFEKDPTRLVEKAVKGMLPKNILGSTLYRNLYVYAGAEHGQTAQTPKAINLNDLK